The Glycine soja cultivar W05 chromosome 8, ASM419377v2, whole genome shotgun sequence genome has a window encoding:
- the LOC114421639 gene encoding xyloglucan endotransglucosylase/hydrolase 2 — protein sequence MAPSSAHNNGFYVLMLVGIVVSTMVATCAGSFYQDFDLTWGGDRAKIFNGGQLLSLSLDKVSGSGFKSKKEYLFGRIDMQLKLVAGNSAGTVTAYYLSSQGPTHDEIDFEFLGNLSGDPYILHTNIFTQGKGNREQQFYLWFDPTRNFHTYSIIWKPQHIIFLVDNTPIRVFKNAEPLGVPFPKNQPMRIYSSLWNADDWATRGGLVKTDWSKAPFTAYYRNFKAIEFSSKSSISNSGAEYEANELDAYSRRRLRWVQKYFMIYNYCSDLKRFPQGLPAECKR from the exons ATGGCTCCTAGTTCTGCTCACAACAATGGGTTCTATGTGCTTATGCTAGTTGGGATAGTGGTTAGCACTATGGTTGCTACCTGTGCTGGTAGCTTCTACCAAGACTTTGATCTAACATGGGGTGGTGACCGTGCTAAGATATTCAATGGTGGCCAGCTTCTATCACTTTCCCTAGACAAAGTCTCTGGCTCTGGCTTCAAATCAAAGAAAGAATACCTATTTGGGAGGATTGATATGCAGCTCAAGCTCGTTGCCGGCAACTCTGCTGGCACTGTCACTGCTTACTAC TTGTCATCCCAAGGGCCAACACATGATGAGATTGATTTCGAGTTTTTGGGAAACCTAAGTGGGGACCCTTATATTCTCCACACAAACATCTTCACCCAAGGCAAAGGCAACAGGGAGCAACAGTTCTATCTCTGGTTCGACCCCACCAGAAACTTCCACACTTACTCTATCATTTGGAAGCCCCAGCACATCAT ATTCTTGGTTGATAACACACCCATAAGGGTATTCAAGAATGCTGAACCTCTTGGTGTTCCTTTTCCAAAGAACCAGCCCATGAGAATCTATTCTAGCCTCTGGAATGCTGATGACTGGGCCACCAGAGGAGGATTGGTGAAAACTGATTGGTCCAAAGCACCCTTTACAGCATACTACCGCAATTTCAAGGCCATTGAGTTCTCATCCAAGTCTTCCATTTCAAATTCTGGGGCTGAATATGAGGCAAATGAGCTTGATGCTTATAGCAGAAGAAGACTGAGATGGGTTCAGAAGTACTTCATGATCTATAACTACTGCAGTGATCTCAAGCGATTCCCACAAGGTCTTCCTGCTGAATGTAAACGTTGA